In a genomic window of Mucilaginibacter sp. KACC 22063:
- the alaS gene encoding alanine--tRNA ligase, with translation MTAQEIRQAFLDFFASKGHTIVPSAPIVVKNDPTLMFTNAGMNQFKDIFLGEAPAKFPRVADTQRCLRVSGKHNDLEEVGIDTYHHTMFEMLGNWSFGDYFKKDAIAWSWELLTEVYKLPADRLYVTYFEGDEKEGLEKDQEAYDLWKQYVAEDHILPGNKKDNFWEMGETGPCGPCSEIHFDGRTDEERAATSGATLVNADDPNVIEIWNNVFMQFNRLANGSLQPLPAKHVDTGMGFERLVRVLQGKTSNYDTDVFQPLIQFIAEKSGKVYDREAIPTGKGEALNAWNDAVAMRVMADHIRAISFAIADGQLPSNNKAGYVIRRILRRAVRYAYQYLGFKEPFLNQLVPLLAEQFKGVFDELYSQKDFVQKVVLEEENSFLRTLEKGINLFENHISKFDSVTSLNEVNLGEISGEFAFELYDTYGFPIDLTELMARERSLTVNMEGFEAELLKQKNRSRLATAIDTGDWVMVSADRPTHFVGYDLFQTETKIIKYRKVTAKGKEQYQIVLAETPFYAEGGGQVGDTGVLSPERYKNMESQNSEDFEPITITDTQKENGVIVHYTDRINPNIDLSSTFYVSIDPGKRMLTESNHSATHLMHAALKQVLGDHVAQKGSLVNPDYLRFDFSHFSKIDDNDLEAIERIVNQKIREAIPLKEERNVYFKDAIDRGVTALFGEKYGDYVRVITFDENFSQELCGGTHVKNTGNIGFFKIMSESAVASGVRRIEAITGVIAENYLSDQSKLIKQLREVLKNPKDVMVSVEGLIEENNKLKKEASKNLQAKASGLKTEIAAKVQNINGINFIAEKVELPNADAVKTLAYQLKDIVSDLFLVLAADFEGKPGLTVMLSENLVKDKGLNAGTIVRELAKEIQGGGGGQPFFATAGGKDVSGLDRALTKASAYIK, from the coding sequence ATGACAGCGCAGGAAATACGCCAGGCTTTTTTAGATTTTTTTGCTTCGAAAGGACATACCATTGTGCCATCGGCACCCATAGTAGTTAAAAACGACCCTACTTTAATGTTCACTAATGCTGGCATGAACCAGTTTAAAGACATTTTTTTGGGAGAAGCCCCTGCGAAATTTCCGCGCGTAGCTGATACACAACGTTGCCTGCGCGTTTCTGGTAAGCATAACGACCTGGAAGAGGTGGGTATTGATACCTATCACCATACCATGTTTGAGATGCTGGGTAACTGGAGCTTTGGCGACTATTTTAAGAAAGATGCGATTGCATGGAGCTGGGAACTGCTAACCGAAGTTTATAAACTGCCTGCCGACCGACTGTACGTAACTTATTTTGAAGGGGACGAAAAAGAAGGCCTGGAGAAAGATCAGGAAGCATACGATCTGTGGAAGCAGTATGTAGCAGAAGACCATATTTTGCCCGGGAACAAGAAAGATAACTTTTGGGAAATGGGCGAAACAGGCCCCTGCGGCCCGTGTTCTGAAATCCATTTCGATGGCAGGACGGATGAAGAACGTGCTGCAACTTCGGGTGCCACATTGGTAAATGCCGATGACCCGAATGTAATTGAGATATGGAACAACGTATTTATGCAGTTTAACCGCCTGGCTAACGGATCGCTGCAACCGCTTCCGGCTAAGCATGTGGATACCGGTATGGGTTTCGAGCGATTGGTACGTGTGCTGCAAGGCAAAACATCCAACTACGATACCGACGTTTTCCAGCCTTTAATACAGTTCATCGCTGAGAAATCAGGGAAAGTATACGACAGGGAAGCCATCCCTACCGGGAAGGGTGAGGCTTTAAATGCCTGGAATGATGCCGTAGCCATGCGTGTTATGGCCGACCATATACGTGCGATCAGCTTTGCCATTGCGGATGGTCAGCTACCATCGAACAATAAAGCAGGGTACGTAATACGCCGTATTTTACGCCGCGCTGTGCGTTATGCTTACCAGTACTTAGGCTTCAAAGAACCATTTTTAAATCAACTGGTGCCTTTATTGGCCGAACAGTTTAAAGGTGTGTTTGATGAGCTTTACTCACAAAAAGACTTTGTGCAAAAGGTGGTGTTGGAGGAAGAAAATTCTTTCTTACGTACGCTTGAAAAAGGCATCAACTTGTTTGAGAACCATATCAGTAAATTTGATTCAGTAACATCGCTGAATGAAGTAAATCTTGGCGAAATATCGGGTGAGTTTGCTTTTGAGTTATATGACACTTATGGCTTTCCGATAGATCTAACTGAATTAATGGCACGTGAAAGAAGCCTTACTGTTAACATGGAAGGTTTTGAAGCCGAGCTTTTAAAGCAGAAAAACCGCTCACGCCTGGCTACGGCAATTGATACCGGAGATTGGGTAATGGTGAGCGCCGACAGGCCAACGCATTTTGTTGGTTATGATCTGTTTCAAACGGAGACAAAAATTATCAAATACCGCAAGGTAACTGCAAAAGGGAAAGAACAGTACCAAATTGTATTGGCCGAAACCCCTTTTTACGCCGAAGGCGGCGGTCAGGTAGGCGATACCGGCGTGTTGAGCCCCGAGCGGTATAAGAACATGGAGAGCCAGAATTCTGAGGATTTTGAGCCCATTACCATTACCGATACTCAAAAAGAGAATGGTGTAATTGTACATTATACAGACAGGATTAACCCCAACATTGACCTCAGCAGTACTTTTTACGTGTCGATTGACCCGGGTAAACGTATGCTTACCGAGAGTAACCACTCGGCTACGCACTTAATGCATGCTGCACTAAAGCAGGTACTTGGCGATCATGTTGCCCAAAAAGGTTCACTGGTGAATCCTGATTACCTGCGTTTCGATTTTTCGCATTTCAGCAAAATTGATGACAACGACCTGGAGGCCATAGAGCGCATCGTTAATCAAAAGATCCGTGAAGCTATTCCGCTGAAGGAAGAGCGTAACGTTTATTTTAAGGATGCGATAGACCGTGGCGTTACAGCACTCTTTGGTGAAAAGTACGGCGACTATGTGCGTGTCATCACATTCGATGAAAACTTTTCGCAGGAACTTTGCGGTGGTACGCATGTGAAAAATACCGGCAACATAGGTTTCTTCAAAATTATGTCTGAAAGTGCTGTAGCTTCAGGCGTTCGCCGTATTGAGGCTATTACCGGCGTTATTGCCGAAAATTACCTGAGCGACCAAAGTAAGCTGATTAAACAGTTGCGTGAGGTTTTAAAGAACCCTAAAGATGTGATGGTAAGCGTTGAAGGCCTTATTGAAGAAAATAATAAGCTGAAGAAAGAGGCAAGTAAGAATTTACAGGCAAAGGCATCCGGACTAAAAACCGAAATTGCTGCTAAGGTGCAAAACATCAATGGTATCAACTTTATTGCCGAAAAGGTAGAATTGCCTAACGCCGATGCGGTAAAAACGTTGGCCTATCAACTGAAAGATATAGTTTCTGATCTGTTCCTGGTATTAGCTGCTGATTTTGAAGGCAAGCCCGGTTTAACCGTTATGCTGTCAGAAAATCTGGTGAAAGATAAAGGCTTAAATGCAGGTACCATCGTACGGGAACTGGCTAAAGAAATTCAGGGCGGCGGCGGCGGTCAGCCGTTTTTTGCTACCGCTGGCGGTAAAGACGTAAGCGGGCTTGACAGGGCTTTAACTAAGGCATCAGCATACATTAAATAG
- a CDS encoding creatininase family protein, with amino-acid sequence MRNYLTLLFLIVCSSAIAQQLPTRWDELSAPEWPAALEKSARTCILPIGILEKHGPHAPLGNDLIHVREIAARVTKNEYAVIFPDYFYGQINEARHQPGTFALPSNLILDLLQATCDEIARNGFNKIIILNGHGGNPEFIKFFMQSLLNKRHDYAVYFYTPGNDADYQKENQKLRKTPPSTDLHAGESETSTMLYLRPDLIHPEKGTQQSGADQKRLNLTNLYTPIWWYASYPNHYAGQGDKATKELGKLIVDHEITGFTNALKQVKADTQTLKLQEEFYNRVDSVGKR; translated from the coding sequence ATGAGAAACTACCTAACTTTACTATTTTTAATAGTATGCAGCAGCGCTATTGCGCAACAATTACCTACCCGCTGGGACGAACTTAGCGCACCCGAATGGCCCGCCGCACTTGAAAAATCAGCACGCACCTGTATACTGCCTATCGGCATTTTGGAAAAACATGGTCCGCATGCGCCGCTCGGTAACGACCTGATCCATGTACGTGAAATTGCAGCCCGGGTAACCAAAAATGAATATGCCGTGATTTTCCCCGATTACTTTTACGGGCAGATCAATGAGGCGCGCCATCAGCCGGGTACATTTGCCTTACCATCAAACCTGATATTGGATCTGTTACAAGCCACCTGCGACGAAATTGCACGCAACGGTTTTAATAAGATCATCATATTGAACGGGCATGGCGGTAACCCGGAGTTTATTAAATTCTTTATGCAGTCGTTACTGAATAAGCGCCATGATTATGCCGTTTACTTTTATACACCGGGCAATGATGCCGATTATCAGAAAGAAAACCAGAAGCTGCGTAAAACCCCGCCATCTACAGATCTGCACGCCGGCGAAAGCGAAACTTCAACCATGCTATACCTGCGGCCCGACCTGATCCATCCGGAAAAAGGTACCCAACAATCAGGTGCAGACCAGAAACGATTAAACTTAACCAATTTATACACGCCGATATGGTGGTATGCTTCGTACCCAAATCATTATGCAGGCCAGGGCGATAAAGCCACTAAAGAACTCGGCAAGCTGATTGTAGACCATGAAATAACAGGATTTACCAACGCGCTTAAACAAGTGAAAGCCGATACCCAAACGCTGAAACTGCAGGAGGAATTTTATAACAGGGTGGATAGTGTAGGGAAGAGGTAG
- a CDS encoding MBL fold metallo-hydrolase: MKRRHFISGTAFSLAALALSRSKAFAALAPNSYQFKPLRRNVGMFAEQGGTIAWLANNEGIVVVDAEFPAPAGDLICELKNLSDQPFRYLINTHHHGDHTSGNISFKGLVKHVVAHENSLKNQKAVAQDQKTEDKQLYPDITYTKNWKIKIGDEKIKTYYWGPGHTNGDSMIHFEEANIVHTGDLVFNRRYPFIDNKAGASVVNWAKVLEKAQKQFDKDTLFVFGHAYDPEKVTGTMEDIKAMQNYMEQLVVFVQKEIDAGKTRNDILSATAIPGIDEWKGDGIQRSLQAAYEELTL, encoded by the coding sequence ATGAAACGCCGTCACTTTATATCAGGAACAGCTTTTTCGCTTGCTGCATTAGCTTTGTCGCGCAGTAAGGCATTTGCTGCCCTTGCTCCTAATTCTTATCAGTTTAAACCACTGCGCCGTAATGTGGGCATGTTCGCCGAACAAGGCGGCACAATCGCCTGGCTGGCCAATAACGAAGGCATTGTGGTAGTAGATGCCGAATTCCCTGCCCCTGCCGGAGATTTGATCTGCGAATTAAAAAACCTGTCTGATCAGCCATTTCGATATTTGATCAATACCCATCATCATGGCGACCATACCAGTGGCAACATTAGCTTTAAGGGTTTGGTGAAGCATGTGGTTGCCCATGAAAATTCGTTAAAAAACCAAAAGGCAGTAGCACAGGATCAAAAAACTGAAGACAAGCAACTATATCCTGATATTACCTATACCAAAAACTGGAAAATTAAGATAGGCGACGAAAAGATCAAAACCTACTACTGGGGACCGGGCCATACCAATGGCGATAGCATGATCCACTTTGAAGAAGCCAATATTGTACACACCGGCGACCTGGTGTTTAACCGCCGTTATCCTTTCATTGATAATAAAGCCGGTGCTTCTGTGGTAAACTGGGCTAAAGTGCTTGAGAAAGCGCAAAAGCAGTTTGATAAAGACACTCTATTTGTATTTGGCCATGCCTATGATCCTGAAAAAGTGACCGGCACCATGGAAGATATCAAAGCCATGCAGAATTATATGGAGCAACTGGTAGTATTTGTACAAAAGGAGATTGATGCGGGTAAAACCAGGAATGATATCTTATCGGCAACAGCCATTCCGGGGATTGACGAGTGGAAGGGCGATGGCATACAGCGCAGTTTGCAGGCTGCGTATGAAGAGCTTACGCTCTGA
- a CDS encoding aldo/keto reductase, which produces MMSNGQLKKEFTIGGDLTVNRLGYGAMRITGKGIWGPPEDHDEAIRVLKCLVELDVNFIDTADSYGPNVSEELIAEALYPYPEGLVIATKGGLLRTGPDQWPVDASPEHLKEALEGSLKRLKVDTIDLYQLHRIDPKVPAEKTFEFLKQAQQEGKINHIGLSEVSVDDIKNAQKYFEVVSVQNMYSVDNRKWESVLEYCKEQNIAFIPWYPLSGGNVEALDKLKQVAEKHNATIQQIALSWLLHHADNILLIPGTSKVAHLEDNLKTANIELTEEDMELLNGISQ; this is translated from the coding sequence ATGATGAGCAACGGACAATTGAAAAAGGAATTTACAATAGGGGGCGATCTTACCGTTAACCGTTTGGGTTACGGTGCCATGCGCATTACAGGTAAAGGGATATGGGGGCCACCGGAAGATCATGATGAGGCGATCCGTGTTTTAAAATGTTTAGTAGAACTTGATGTAAACTTTATAGATACAGCAGACAGTTATGGTCCAAATGTCTCGGAAGAATTAATAGCCGAAGCCTTGTATCCATATCCGGAAGGGTTAGTAATTGCAACCAAGGGTGGTTTATTACGTACCGGCCCAGACCAATGGCCTGTTGATGCCAGCCCTGAACATTTAAAAGAAGCTTTGGAAGGCAGCCTGAAACGCCTTAAAGTAGATACGATAGATTTATACCAACTACATCGCATTGACCCTAAGGTACCTGCCGAAAAAACATTTGAGTTTTTAAAACAGGCGCAGCAGGAAGGTAAAATAAACCACATTGGCTTATCTGAAGTAAGTGTTGATGATATTAAAAATGCGCAGAAATACTTTGAGGTAGTATCTGTACAAAACATGTATAGCGTTGATAACCGTAAATGGGAATCTGTGCTTGAGTACTGTAAAGAACAGAACATCGCGTTTATTCCGTGGTACCCGCTGAGTGGCGGTAATGTGGAGGCCTTAGACAAACTTAAGCAGGTAGCCGAAAAGCATAATGCAACCATACAACAAATTGCTTTAAGCTGGTTACTGCACCATGCCGATAACATTTTACTGATCCCCGGAACATCAAAAGTGGCGCATTTGGAAGATAACCTGAAGACAGCGAACATTGAGTTGACTGAAGAAGATATGGAACTGCTGAACGGCATTTCGCAATAA
- a CDS encoding YciI family protein, which translates to MMNQYLITAYDHIDTEALTRRLNVRPHHLDAAKKLKESGNFIKAGAMLNQDGNMIGSVMMMQFESEEALNAWLQDEPYITQKVWETVDVKPIRVADL; encoded by the coding sequence ATGATGAATCAATACTTAATTACCGCATACGATCACATAGATACCGAAGCTTTAACACGCCGGTTAAATGTAAGGCCACATCATTTAGATGCTGCAAAGAAATTGAAAGAGAGTGGCAACTTTATTAAAGCCGGAGCTATGTTAAATCAGGATGGAAATATGATTGGTTCGGTAATGATGATGCAGTTTGAATCTGAAGAAGCCCTGAATGCCTGGTTACAGGATGAGCCATATATCACTCAAAAAGTTTGGGAAACGGTAGATGTAAAGCCAATCAGGGTTGCGGATCTGTAA
- a CDS encoding DUF6843 domain-containing protein translates to MKRLRNIAIYYIVFGIACALSFVFFNFFWVGIAGLLLLIYYYIAKYVYQQHKIPSRVSATMQNILTVFFVLLPLLALLSVELYYNRSFKQMIIVPENYEGIIVVGYGDTKQSNKQWKDGYRVIKVNSNGIAKTSFTVPEYIGSQLDGTLIHYSNDLNSTIPIKSADPINNDTTKTNAYIVDFTKNYQIYILTKRFSKFFKPKTFNEPDSLSKIKIDAKLDSLNN, encoded by the coding sequence ATGAAGAGGCTAAGAAATATTGCTATTTATTATATTGTTTTTGGTATTGCATGCGCACTTAGCTTCGTTTTTTTCAATTTCTTTTGGGTAGGTATTGCAGGCTTACTATTGCTTATCTACTATTATATTGCAAAATATGTATATCAGCAGCACAAAATACCATCACGGGTCAGCGCTACTATGCAAAATATCTTAACTGTATTTTTTGTATTGCTGCCATTACTTGCATTGCTTTCTGTAGAATTATATTATAACAGATCATTTAAACAAATGATCATCGTTCCTGAAAATTATGAAGGAATTATAGTAGTAGGTTATGGCGATACTAAACAAAGTAACAAACAATGGAAAGATGGCTACCGGGTTATAAAGGTTAACTCTAACGGTATTGCTAAAACTTCATTTACGGTACCAGAATATATTGGTTCACAATTAGATGGAACACTAATTCATTACAGTAATGATTTAAATAGTACGATCCCTATTAAATCGGCAGATCCAATAAATAATGATACTACTAAAACTAATGCATATATAGTTGACTTTACAAAAAACTATCAGATTTATATCCTTACTAAAAGGTTCTCGAAGTTTTTTAAGCCAAAAACTTTTAATGAACCCGATTCATTGTCAAAAATTAAGATAGACGCAAAATTAGATAGCCTAAATAATTGA
- a CDS encoding galactokinase, which produces MNQQLFQTFKQRYNQDAKHFYFSPGRVNLIGEHIDYNGGLVMPCAITYGTYLLITPNNDRVFRFSSVNFEDYAEIEIKAAYQKDDSHWYNYPLGVIHHFLKDGHQFEGLDFLYYGNIPIGSGLSSSASIEIVTAYALNEILNAGYTKLELVKQAKSVENNFIGLNSGIMDQFAVAFGEKDKALMLNCDTLAYDAVDCHLGEYLLAIINTNKLRQLAESKYNERVSECQTALKALQAELSIENLCDIDTATFNQYEHLITDETVKKRTRHVIEENDRVKLAAKSLAAHDLSAFGEMMYASHDSLRDLYEVSGKELDAIVDYARTNADVAGARMTGAGFGGCAIALVKKDGFDNFSKEITEFYTQKIGYAPTVYSSLIGNGVGELNEQLDAQIKA; this is translated from the coding sequence ATGAACCAACAGCTATTTCAAACGTTTAAACAACGTTATAATCAGGATGCTAAGCATTTTTATTTTTCACCTGGCCGTGTTAACTTAATCGGCGAGCATATCGACTATAATGGTGGCCTGGTTATGCCATGCGCCATTACTTACGGCACCTATTTGCTTATTACGCCCAACAATGACCGTGTATTCCGCTTTAGCAGTGTCAATTTTGAAGATTATGCTGAAATAGAAATCAAAGCCGCTTATCAAAAAGACGACAGCCACTGGTATAATTATCCGCTTGGCGTGATCCATCACTTTTTAAAGGATGGACATCAGTTTGAGGGGCTTGATTTCCTGTACTATGGTAATATTCCCATCGGTTCTGGCTTATCGTCTTCTGCTTCTATTGAAATAGTTACGGCTTATGCCTTAAACGAAATATTAAATGCGGGTTATACCAAGCTTGAACTGGTTAAACAAGCAAAGTCTGTAGAGAACAATTTCATTGGCCTCAACAGCGGCATCATGGATCAGTTTGCCGTAGCATTTGGCGAAAAAGACAAGGCATTAATGCTTAATTGCGATACCCTGGCTTACGATGCCGTTGATTGCCACCTGGGCGAATACCTGTTGGCTATTATCAACACCAATAAACTGCGTCAACTGGCCGAATCAAAATACAACGAGCGTGTAAGCGAATGTCAAACAGCACTAAAAGCTTTGCAGGCAGAATTGAGCATAGAAAACCTTTGTGACATAGACACGGCCACTTTTAACCAATATGAACACTTGATTACTGATGAAACGGTTAAAAAACGTACACGCCACGTTATTGAAGAAAACGACCGTGTTAAACTTGCTGCAAAATCGCTTGCTGCACATGACCTGTCTGCCTTTGGTGAAATGATGTATGCATCTCATGATTCATTGCGCGACTTGTACGAGGTTAGCGGTAAAGAACTGGATGCGATAGTTGACTATGCACGTACTAATGCCGATGTTGCAGGAGCGCGTATGACGGGAGCCGGATTTGGTGGTTGTGCCATTGCATTGGTTAAAAAAGATGGTTTCGATAACTTTTCAAAAGAAATTACGGAATTTTACACGCAGAAAATTGGCTATGCCCCTACCGTTTACAGTTCATTAATTGGTAACGGCGTGGGCGAGCTTAACGAACAATTAGATGCGCAAATTAAAGCTTGA
- a CDS encoding RNA methyltransferase, producing the protein MRKLKLDELNRASVSEFKEQEKLPVAVVLDNVRSMHNVGSIFRTSDGFAVEKVILCGITGQPPHREIEKTALGATQSIDWSYSDTTLNAVEQLRAEGYIITAIEQAENSLMLNTFEPQAGKKYALIFGNEVNGVSDDVMAVIDHCIEIPQFGTKHSFNIVVSAGIVLWDFFAKLNLNN; encoded by the coding sequence ATGCGCAAATTAAAGCTTGACGAATTAAACCGGGCCTCCGTTTCAGAATTTAAAGAACAGGAAAAACTACCAGTAGCCGTTGTTTTAGATAACGTGCGCAGTATGCATAACGTTGGTTCGATATTTCGGACCAGCGATGGCTTTGCCGTTGAGAAAGTAATATTGTGTGGTATAACAGGTCAGCCACCGCACCGTGAAATTGAAAAGACGGCATTAGGCGCAACTCAATCTATCGACTGGAGTTATAGCGATACTACCTTAAATGCAGTTGAGCAGTTAAGGGCCGAAGGTTATATCATTACCGCAATTGAACAGGCTGAAAACAGTTTAATGCTGAATACTTTTGAACCGCAAGCGGGTAAAAAATATGCACTCATCTTTGGTAACGAAGTTAATGGTGTCAGTGACGATGTGATGGCTGTAATAGATCATTGCATAGAAATACCACAGTTTGGCACCAAACATTCATTTAACATTGTAGTATCAGCTGGTATTGTACTTTGGGATTTCTTTGCTAAATTAAACCTGAACAACTAA
- a CDS encoding YdeI/OmpD-associated family protein gives MNAIAKKLQVKMGSRWLIANAPEDYISFLEPLPNGIKLTFQYNQKVDGVQLFVKNSNELETEMQQIKPLLELNIILWIIYPKKSSGVGTDLEMMGSWDKMSQHGLRPVASAAINDTWTALRFKPESEVKISTSRNSEIKTNDYAQYIDVDSKSVKLPEDVRQTLQQHPIALAYFNGLAYSHKKEYVIWILSAKQEKTRTARIEKMVEMLLNKKKNPSDK, from the coding sequence ATGAACGCCATAGCCAAAAAGCTACAGGTAAAAATGGGGTCAAGGTGGTTGATAGCCAACGCACCTGAAGATTACATTTCTTTTCTTGAACCCTTACCTAATGGCATTAAGCTAACTTTTCAGTACAACCAGAAAGTTGATGGCGTACAGCTGTTTGTAAAAAACAGCAATGAGCTTGAAACTGAAATGCAGCAGATCAAGCCCCTGCTTGAGCTTAACATCATTTTATGGATCATTTATCCTAAAAAGAGTTCTGGCGTAGGTACTGATCTTGAAATGATGGGAAGCTGGGATAAGATGAGCCAACATGGCTTGCGGCCCGTTGCGTCAGCCGCAATTAATGATACCTGGACGGCTCTTCGATTTAAACCAGAAAGTGAGGTTAAGATATCCACTTCGCGCAACTCGGAAATCAAGACCAATGATTACGCGCAGTATATTGATGTTGACAGCAAATCTGTAAAACTTCCGGAAGATGTGCGACAGACCTTACAGCAACACCCTATAGCATTAGCGTATTTCAACGGACTCGCCTACTCGCACAAGAAAGAATATGTGATCTGGATACTAAGCGCCAAACAGGAAAAGACCCGAACAGCCAGAATTGAAAAAATGGTGGAAATGCTGTTGAATAAAAAGAAAAATCCTTCTGATAAATAG
- the argS gene encoding arginine--tRNA ligase, with protein MNFISEAAAKAVKNLYHIDLTAADINLQETRKEFEGQVTIVTFPFTRFSKKSPEQTGQEIGEYLKNELAEVSAYNVIKGFLNISLSETFWLDKLNREVLTEGFGEISPNGKKVMVEYSSPNTNKPLHLGHVRNNLLGYSVAQILGAAGYEVIKANLVNDRGIHICKSMLAWQKFGNGETSETAGEKGDHLVGKYYVIFDKEYKKQIDELKAAGQTEEEAKKNAPLIKEAQQMLQKWEAGDEEVINLWRTMNGWVYAGFDETYKKLGVDFDKFYYESNTYLLGKDIIDEGLQKGVFFKKEDGSVWIDLTEDGLDQKLVLRADGTSVYITQDLGTAQLKYDDFQMDESIYVVGNEQDYHFKVLFLILQKLGKSWAKGLYHLSYGMVDLPSGKMKSREGTVVDADDLIAEMEQTAKTQTEALGKVDNLDEEEKLNLYHMIGMGALKYFLLKVEPKKRLLFDPNESIDFQGHTGPFIQYTHARIKSVLNRAGVDFSAEQAIEELAAVERDLIITLSQYPQVILQAAKDYSPAVIANYVYELAKAYNKFYHEKSILQAEDEISKKFRLQLSSATAGVIAKGMNLLGIEVPERM; from the coding sequence ATGAACTTCATATCCGAGGCGGCTGCTAAAGCCGTTAAAAACTTATATCATATTGATCTGACTGCTGCCGATATTAACTTGCAGGAGACCCGTAAAGAATTTGAAGGCCAGGTAACCATAGTTACATTTCCGTTCACACGTTTTTCTAAAAAGTCGCCGGAGCAAACAGGGCAAGAGATAGGCGAGTACCTAAAGAATGAATTAGCAGAAGTATCTGCTTATAATGTTATAAAAGGATTTTTAAATATTTCTTTATCTGAAACTTTCTGGCTCGATAAACTGAACCGTGAAGTTTTAACAGAAGGCTTTGGTGAAATATCGCCAAACGGCAAGAAAGTAATGGTTGAATATTCATCGCCAAATACCAATAAGCCATTACACCTTGGCCACGTCAGGAATAACCTTTTGGGTTATTCTGTAGCACAGATCTTAGGTGCAGCCGGATATGAAGTGATTAAAGCCAACCTGGTAAACGACAGGGGTATACATATTTGCAAATCTATGCTGGCATGGCAAAAGTTTGGCAACGGCGAAACTTCTGAAACAGCAGGCGAAAAAGGCGACCACCTTGTGGGCAAGTATTATGTGATATTCGATAAGGAATACAAAAAGCAGATAGACGAGCTTAAAGCTGCCGGCCAAACTGAAGAAGAAGCGAAAAAGAATGCTCCGCTGATAAAAGAAGCGCAGCAAATGCTTCAAAAATGGGAAGCAGGTGATGAGGAGGTGATCAACCTTTGGCGCACCATGAATGGTTGGGTTTATGCTGGTTTTGACGAGACTTACAAAAAGTTAGGTGTCGACTTTGATAAATTTTACTACGAATCAAATACCTATCTGTTAGGAAAAGATATTATTGACGAAGGCCTTCAAAAAGGTGTGTTCTTTAAAAAAGAGGATGGTTCAGTTTGGATTGACCTGACCGAAGATGGGCTTGACCAGAAACTGGTATTACGCGCCGATGGAACTTCAGTTTATATTACCCAGGACTTAGGTACTGCACAGTTAAAATATGACGACTTCCAGATGGATGAATCGATCTATGTAGTGGGTAACGAGCAGGACTACCACTTTAAAGTGTTGTTCCTGATCCTACAAAAGCTGGGTAAAAGCTGGGCAAAAGGTTTGTATCACTTATCTTATGGCATGGTCGACCTTCCATCGGGTAAGATGAAGTCGCGTGAGGGTACGGTGGTAGATGCCGACGACCTGATTGCTGAGATGGAACAAACTGCAAAAACACAAACAGAGGCATTAGGCAAGGTTGATAATTTAGATGAAGAGGAAAAGCTAAACCTTTACCACATGATTGGTATGGGGGCCTTAAAGTACTTTTTGCTAAAAGTTGAGCCAAAAAAACGTTTGCTTTTTGACCCTAATGAGTCTATTGATTTTCAGGGGCATACCGGGCCGTTTATACAATATACACATGCACGTATTAAGTCGGTTTTAAACAGGGCAGGTGTAGACTTTAGCGCTGAACAGGCTATTGAAGAACTTGCGGCTGTTGAGCGTGATCTGATCATTACGCTGTCGCAATATCCACAGGTTATTTTGCAGGCCGCAAAAGATTATAGCCCGGCCGTAATTGCAAATTATGTTTACGAACTGGCCAAAGCTTACAATAAGTTTTATCACGAAAAATCAATTTTACAGGCAGAGGACGAAATTTCTAAAAAGTTCAGGCTGCAATTATCATCAGCAACTGCCGGTGTAATTGCAAAAGGCATGAACCTGCTGGGTATCGAAGTGCCTGAAAGAATGTAA